The genomic stretch CCATTTATTTCAATTCTCCCTCGAAGATTAACGAGAATTGTGCTCCCAACGGTGGTTTATTACGTGGTTAAACGGTGGTTTCATCTATTTTTAAACGGAGGCTTTGATACCTTTtgtattgtgaggtccacgttataatggtagtgtttgattagcaatggtattgctatccttgtctatcattgctgttttgtatcaaattatggtgttgtgtatcaagtttggatgatactgtatcctattgtcgaacactaattgctatagtgaggtccacgttataatggcagtgtttgattggcaatggtgttgctatccttgtctatcattccacaaagcagatagctctatcctgttttgtatcaaattatggttttGTGTATCgaattgagatgatactgtatcatattgtcgaacacaaatattgctatagtgaggtccacgttataatggcagtgtttgattagcaatggtattgctatccttgtctatcattccacaaagcagatagctctatcctgttttgtatcaaattatggtgttgtgtatcaagttgagatgatactgtatcatattgtcgaacacaaatattgctatagtgaggtccacgttataatggctgtgtttgattagcaatggtgttgctatccttgtctatcattccacaaagcagatagctctattctgttttgtatcaaattatggtgttgtgtatcaagttgagatgatactgtatcatattgtcgaacactaattgctatagtgaggtccacgttataatagcagtggagaaagatgagaggacatgttgccgatcctctgtcttggaGGGtgactgatacaggtttattgatgtaatattaattgttaattctagtttaaaataataaattgtatttttttaagcaaaaaattatttttcaatgatgttcataataaatattgaatattttgtaaatttattctacattgttaaaagacgatctggcaacagagcaaagcgagaaagagatagcactgtcagctttgttgaatgatagacaaggatagcaacaccaatgttattcaaatactaagtcattataacgtggacctcactatagcaatattTGTGTTcgtcaatatgatacagtatcaactcaacttgatacacaacaccataatttgatgcAAAACtgaatagagctatctgctttgtgggatgatagacaaggatagcaataccgttgctatcaaacactgtcattataacgtggacctcactatagcaattagtgttcgtcaatatgatacagtatcatctcaacttgatacacaacaccataatttgatacataaCAGGATAGAGATAtttgctttgtggaatgatagacaaggatagcaacaccaatgttaatcaaatactgccattataacgtggacctcactatagcaatatcatatagtgttcgacaatatgatacagtatcatctcaacttgatacacaacaccataatttgatacaaaacagggatgatagacaaggatagcaataccattgctaatcaaacactgccattataacgtggacctctctatagtgtGAGAACAATCTGCATCTGCACACTTATCAATAATCAGAGAATCGTGTGGATTCCACACTTCAACATGGAGTTCTGAACTCAGAAGTACTTGACAAGGGGTCTCGGCAGAATTATGATTCATTCCTAGGCTTGGATGCTTCTACAAGTATGTATGGAGACCTGTATTTACATAGTGGAGAACCCCTGTCATCTATAATCTAGtctatcttctatataataagagagagtagggttgtgtttgttcgcatcaaaacatgtcaacttgtggattgcataccggaaaaacgggaaagATTTatatctccaaattttgcacatagaatcaaaaaataatatcaatctcgtgcatcGCAAAGcccgaatttcaattttccttctacatttttcagaattgaggttgaaatttaattcatgggacatgaatacataccatatgttaatagaactataatctagagagactacctcttcgaaacagatggttcaaattggtaactaaattaatagccagtccaattttgtcaaattggcattaagttgaggaaggttgctgaacaagatttgagttatgTGACTTTATTATGTTAGTACCAAGTTTAAGAACATATCTgcagtctgtttctttgtccttatgttgattgtaaatgatgaataaatatactataataaaggaaagaattggcttatacaggtaggggataggaaattgacgaatgacgcatcatcacgtctcaactactcaactcattaactcgAAATCTCGcatatagattttcaatttaccgaggatggttataggcctattacaaATTCTTCAGgatctcagtaggtcaagttttcaattagacccttggagcacaggttacctacTAGTACCTTAATGACTGGTAATTTTCATCGGCAATTTTGATGACTATTATAATCATGATCAAGATCATAGCTGATGTCTGTTAATATTTAATGACCGTTAAACCGCAGTTGTCAAACGTGGATTACAGTTTTGATTGGTGTAAGATTAGCCGGTGATTAATTCTAATGAGCAGCGAAGTATTTGACGGCAATCTATGTTTTGATTAGTGGAAGATCAACTGCTAATCAAGGATAGACTTTCAGAGTTATTTTATCACTAtctattcttgtttaaaattatcaattctattttatccatcaggaaactatatttttcaatcatctatactataactagtagttctgtgaacagtagacctcgcgctcagtaagttacattgacctgttgtttcctcaaaaattaataaataatttatcaatttaaaatgtctagaaaaaatcctaaataaacatagagctttctgtcctatatcgtaccgtgacgtgtcgtcccggaatgtgagtgtgagcgctgttatcaggtctggctgcaactgtctacaacgttgatggaaagatacaatttgaagatgttcgatgtttttgaacgggtagtatcatagtcaactgtctacaacgttgatggaaagatacaatttgaagatgttcgatgtttttgaacgggtagtatcatagtcaactgtctactaacgttgatggaaagatacattttcaagatgttcgatgtttttcaacgggtagtattatactccactagacagctgatttatgattaataattctaagtctgatttttactctaatattgacgtatgaaggaggctcctttttccttttatattatccttgaaatgaaatttccaaaaaccttttatatacgtcgacgctcaatttaaaaaggaacatacctgtcaaatttcatgaaaatctataaccgcgttccgccgtaaatgcacaacatataaacattaagagaaatgccaaaccgtcgacttgaatcttagaccacacttcgctcggtcaataaaggaaagaactggcttatacacgtaggggataggaaattcacttatgacgcatcatcacgtctcaactactcaactcattaacttgacattttgcatatacattctcatttaccgaggatggttataggcctattgtcaattcttcaagatttcattacgtcaagctTTTAGTGTGTCAAGTTTAAAAATGGACCCTTGGGGAGCACGGGCTATCTGctaatcaaataataaacttCCAtgattgagatggaatattttttcgattaattttatttttacactGTTGGAAGACGATCAGGCAACGTTGTGGAGTTAGAaaaagatagcactatctgctctgtggaatgataaacaaggatagcaacaccaatgttaatctaatactgccattataacgtggacctcactatatgagaAAGGATTAGATGATGAGTGCTATTAAAGGATATAACTACTACTGGAAACCGTTTCTAGATGCAATTTCCACTGCCTCCACAATAGTTGAGAAACGACAAGACGGAGATTATTATCTAGGAGGCCGAGGATGCAATTTCATCTCCAAATGAATGTCGATTGTcaagtgaagtccacgttatcatggcagtattttattgacatttatgttgctatccttgtctatcattccacaaagcagatagctctatcctgttttgtatcaaattatagtgttgtgtatcaagttgaggtgatactgtatcatattgtagttgttcttgttctatagtgaggtccacgttctaatggcagtatttgattaacattcgtgttcctatccttgtctatcattccacaaagcagatagaacTACCCTTTTCTAGATTCAGAACGTTGCTAAAGCGTTGTTCTACAACGTTGaaacataattaattaacaaaacattAAATCTCAATCATTGAAGCTAATTTTCTAATAATCGAAAAATATAGTTCCTTGGCGAATTTTTATTACATCCAGTATCCGGTATGGTTTATACCGGTATCAActatcctccatagaaggcagtggtgaggcagagaatcggctccgctgctcttctatctttctccactgccattataacataaACTTCACTATAGGAGGCAATGGATGTAATTTAATCTCCAAATGAATGACGATTGTGAAATTTATGAAGCACTGGGAGGcgagaaatttcaaatttaaatttactgAGGCTGTTCATGGTGGGAGACAATTTTTGTGGTGAATTTTATGGTCGAGTGTCGCGCCTTAATTGAGGGAATTGTCTGAGATTGTGAATAGGCCTTActtactgtattttattcatttcaatatgaaataaaattcattttctttCCTCACACAATATATACATGATATGATATGGTGTAGACGAATTTGGTAGTTTATCggggaccaagcttcgctctggagtacaaaagcatgaaaaatttattatctacgaaagaagaaattataataacattcataccgaagtgttctatctaatcacagtaaattgagattgattcctAGAGGAATGCataaatttccctcacaaaggctcAGTTGCACAAACACCGGTAAAAtattaatcctgattaacttcacgtgaaccatttcagagaagaccatttcaaaaagatggatctactagaATTAATAAGGTttgaaaatagcccggcttttttgcaaccggcactaagtacctgattgaatgattacaaaagttcaacagctgagtcataattttgacacagtcccacacacatgaactcgctcactcacttccatcaccaacagctGACGAAATAAccattatcagctgttttcccaaggatgaataataattatcctttcaatgtccttcagcgagttttcccagggatgatacccagtgcaatcgaatatttatattataaacctactatgttctgaatttcgtgagaatcgttagagccgttttcgagatccggtgaaatacagacatataaatatctaaacatccaaacatataaagagaagttgctcgtttaatagtataggatttggTAGTATTTGAACGAGAGTAGCGAGTTCTTACTGATGACAACAGCCATGATCCGTTGTCCGTTCGTGGGTTTGTTTGTTTGACGATTACTTACGATTGCTTCCATAAATCAACTTCGAATTTTCAACACAAATTCTTTGAAACTACATGTCCTTTACTGTATCAatactaaagtgcgagataaattacttttaacacggctctttctcgaagacggagaggtccgatgctctatcctccactaatcactcccactacctagcagcattctccttcttttgtgtctgagtgagagagctttgtaacgcgacgcggcaacactccccaCCATCCTGCtatactggtcagcaggtatattggtttgtgtatgatacagagatgttttcatcacaagaacatgaatcaaaatgacacggcgcatccaattgtgcgcaggatgtccgtctgtgtctatactacaaactgtggagggagaaatgggtttctcctcttcatgttaaaattaatttatctcgcactttagtgtTCGACAtaccgacaatatgatacagtatcatcttaacttgatacacaacaccataatttgatactaaacaggatagagctatctgctttgtggaatgatagacaaggatagcaacactaatgttaatcaaatactaccattaaaacgtgaacctcactataacaagaattagtgttcgacataccgacaatatgatacagtatcatattaacttgatacacaacaccataatttggtacaaaacaggatagagatatctgctttgtggaatgatagacaaggatagcaacaccaatgttaatcaaatactaccattaaaacgtgaacctcactataacaagaattagtgttcgacataccgaaaatatgatacagtatcatcttaacttgatacacaacaccataatttggtacaaaacaggatagagatatctgctttgtggaatgatagacaaggatagcaacaccaattttaatcaaatactgccattacaacttcaaataaattctacaaaccatggcatatcttctggTGCTTTCTTCCATCTACGATCTATTTATTCCACAAATTCCTCAACTTGAATAAATATGGTCTACAATTTCCAACTAATAATATATAATCCGATAACTGAGATAATATATAACTCtacaatttgaattcaatttaaataactgaacttcttattttttaggtCCCCAAAATGGCCACCACACGAGGTCTACAACATCTCTCCATTCTTCTGTTActtctagtctcggccaatggccTAGCCCTGGGGGGCACAGACAGGGGCGGCTCCCACAGGGGCGCTGTGTCAAGGGGGGCTGGCGACCAGTCCCCCCTGGATTTAGGGGGCGAATTAGTGGGCACCAACAGCCAGGAACAGCTGATTATGGACGAGAGAGAGGCCGAAGTCAGGGAGGCTCTGTTGAGAGAGTATGAGGCCATGCAGCAACAGGTATGTGGCAAactattctcaattaatttatacaataccGGGGGACCGAATGGGAagcatgaaaaaattattatgaaagaagaaattataatatataatttatagttcatacagaaatgttctatctaatcacagtgaattgagaccaattcccagaggaatgcaaaaatttatcTAACAAAGGcttagttgcacaaaagcctggaATTAAtaaggattaaaattcaaccagccctaagtacctgattgaatgattacaaaagttcaatagctgagtcataattttatcTCAGtccccacacatgcactcgctcactcacttcaatcatcaacagacgacgaaattatcatctgtttttccaaggatgaataattattatccttttcatgtccttcagcgagttttcccagggatgagacctagtgcaatcgaatttttttatcataaacctactatgttccaaatttcgtgaaaatcgttacagccgcttttgattatcatttatattataaaaataaccagatattataaaaaaatataaacagacatatagaaattgctcactcaatataataggataaagaataaaaattgaatttgagtttGATGAGTAAGTTTTCTTATAACACCTTTATGATCAGGAtagttattcttcttctccttctcatcaatatcatttttctcctcctcctccttctcctcctcctccttcttcttctcctcctccttcttcttcttcttcttcttcttcatcgtcttcttctccaccacctcctccaccacctcctcctcctccttcttcttctcctccttcttcttcttcatcgtcttcttctccaccacctcctcctcctccttcttcttctcctccttcttcttcttcatcgtcttcttctccaccatctccttctcctccttcttcttctcctccttcttcttcttcatcgtcttcttctccaccacctcctccaccacctcatcttccttctcctccttcttcttcttctcctcctccttctcctcctcctccttcttcttctcctccttcttcttcttcttcatcgtcttcttctccaccaACTCCTCCACTACCTCaccttcctactcctcctcctccttcttcttctcctcctcctcctcctcctcctcctcctccttcttcttcttcttcttctccatcgtcttcttctcctcctcctcctcctcctcctccttcttctcctccttcaatttTGTACAATTACCTCATACAGTGTTTTGTCATAGAGATGTCTCTTGTAAAAAGATAATATCTTATACTATAAAGGCTTTCCTCGTAAgactcataaaaaatatattccaaTGGATTTATACTGCCAATAACAAAGCAACGAAATAAAGTAACAACGTAGCTAGTAACTTCTTGGGAAGAAGCAGGATTTAAGATGAAATACTGTAATTTCTAATGTGATATTACTGAAAGAAGACCCTAACAATAGATCAAGAAGCGATAAAATGCCTACATTGAACAagtctatggtgaggtccacgttataatggcagtaaagtAAGATAGTggaacagcgttgctgattctctgccttgccactgccttccatagaAGATAGCTGTTACCCTATGATATAACTCTAcaatttgataattcaattttaataactaATTAAACTGAATTTCTTTTCGCACAGGTCCCCAAAATGGCCACCACACGAGGTCTCCAACATCTCTCCATTCTTCTGTTActtctagtctcggccaatagCCTAGCCTTGGGGGGCACAGACAGGGGCGGCTCCCACAGGGACGCTGTGTCAAGGGGGGCTGGCGACCAGACCCCCCTGGATTTGGGGGGTGAATTAGTGGGCAGCAACAGCCAGGAACAGCTGATTATGGACGAGAGAGAGGCCGAAGTCAGGGAGGCTCTGCTGAGAGAGTATGAGGCCATGCAGCAACAGGTATGTAGCAAactattctcaattaatttatacaatatcgggggaccgagtgGAAagcatgaaaaaaattattatggaagaagaaattataatatataatttatagttcatacagaaatgttctatctaatcacagtgaattgagatcaattcccagaggaatgcaaaaatttctctaacAAAGGcttagttgcacaaaagcctggaattaataaagattaaaattcaaccagccctaagtacctgattgaatgattacaaaagttcaatagctgagtcataattttatttttatctcagtCTCACACatatgcactcgctcactcacttcaatcatcaacagacgacgaaattatcatctgtttttccaaggatgaataattattatccttttcatgtcctccagcgagttttcccagggatgagacctagtgcaatcgaatttttatatcataaacctactatgttccaaatttcgtgaaaatcgttagagccgcttttgagatccgttgaacataaataaccagatagtatctggttttttatattatcatttatattataaaaataaccagatattataaaaatataaacagacatacagaaattgctcactcaatataataggataaagaataaaaattgaatttgagttaGATGAGTGAGTTTTCTTATAACACCTTTATGATCAGGAtagttattcttcttctccttctcatcaatatcattattctcctcctccttcttcttctcctcctccttctcctccttcttcttctcctcctcctccttctttttcttcttcatagtcttcttctccaccacctcctccaccacctcctccttcttcttcaccatcaaTTTTGTACAATTACGCCATACACTGTTTTGTGAAAGAGATGActcttgtaaaaaatatattatctcaTACTATAAAGGCTTTCCTCGTAAAActcaagaaaaatatattccaaTGGATTTATACTGCCAATAACAAAGCAACGAAATAAATTAACAACGTAGCTAGTAACTTCTTGGGAAGAAACAGGATTTAAGATGAAATACTGTAATTTCTAATGTGATATTACTGAAAGAAGACCCTAACAATAGATCAAGAAGCGATAAAATGCCTACAATGAacaagtctatagtgaggtccacgttataatggcagtaaaataatatagaggaacagcgttgctgattctctgccttgccactgccttccatagaAGATAGCTGTTACCGATATATCTGATGGATAACTGTATTAatgtattaactgttcattcttgttgataaaaataataattgatattttacaaattttttGTTGGATAATTATACCTCTAGAACAATTTGAAAACGATCGAGCAACGTTGCGGAGGTGGAGAagaatagagctatctgctttgtgaaatgatagacaaggatagcaacaccactgttaatgaaatactgtcattataaagtggacctcactatggaacAAGAAAAACcgaaacatgatacagtatcaacacaaaaaatgatacagtatcatctcaatttgatacattcgctacctGCTTACCATGTTACCTGCATTTGATAcctaccaatgttaatcaaaacgtggacctcactatagaacaagaacaaccactacatgatacagtatcaacacaatatgatacagtatcaactcaatTTGATACATTTGCTACCGTCTtcgtggaatgatagacaatgatagcaacaccaatgtcaatcaaatactgtcattaaaacgtggacctcactatagaacaagaacaaccaaaacacgatacagtatcaacacaatatgatacagaatgaacacaatatgatacagtatcaactcaatTTGATACATTTGCTACCTGCTtcgtggaatgatagacaatgatagcaacaccaatgttaatcaaaacgtggacctcactatagaacaagaacaaccactacatgatacagtatcaacacaatatgatacattgTCAACTcaatttgatacattcgctatctactttgtggaatgatagacaaggattgcaacaccaatgtcaatcaaatactgcaactatatcgtggacctcactatagaacaagaacaaacactacatgatacagtatcaacacaatatgatacagtatcaactcaatttgatacattcgctatctgatttgtggaatgatagacaatgatagcaacaccaatgtcaatcaaatactgcaactatatcgtggacctcactatagaacaagagcaaccaaaacatgatacagtatcaactcaatatgatacagtatcaacaccacatgatacagtatcaacacaacatgatacagtatcaactcaatTAGATACATTTGCTATCttctttgtggaatgatagacaaggatagcaacaccaatgtcaatgaaatactgctattatagtaggtattatattattttagtacctatgcaACATACAGTATAATGAAGGAACAGGTTAGGCAACCCGCATTACATGGTCACTATACTTTTTAAAGCTGCGAAGGGGCAAGATAGGCAACACTTCATACACCAAAAAAAACTCActcagaaaattaataatctttaGTAAAAGttcaacgttataatgacagtatttgattaacattggtgttgctatccttgtctatcattccacgaAGAAGAGAGCGTTATCCTTCCCTACCTCCGCAACGTTTCCTGATCGTTTCTcagaaatgtagaaatataattgattaacaaattattcaatctcaatgatgaaaatttattattataatttttctcgacgaataaaatatgatttatcatttttaaccgtctggcagtcgcgctgttgtaaaaag from Nilaparvata lugens isolate BPH unplaced genomic scaffold, ASM1435652v1 scaffold3636, whole genome shotgun sequence encodes the following:
- the LOC111050004 gene encoding uncharacterized protein LOC111050004 isoform X2, with translation MATTRGLQHLSILLLLLVSANGLALGGTDRGGSHRGAVSRGAGDQSPLDLGGELVGTNSQEQLIMDEREAEVREALLREYEAMQQQERNAAYLALLLDKLRSLPLVAQTAAVAPPSPPQQEQLMMPVAAPLQQHQYYRNQPEEKKSNYISYCHFKICNMGKRKWN